The Nitrospira tepida genome includes a window with the following:
- a CDS encoding V-type ATP synthase subunit F, with product MARLIVITDPDTALGFRLAGVDVREVGAQEEAAEQLLSLLCSRKAGIVIYNEEYRWGLPEKSLSEMEESVSPVFYAIPVSQATREGDMREHYLARLLRRAIGYQLKLKR from the coding sequence ATGGCTCGACTCATCGTCATCACCGATCCCGATACCGCGCTGGGTTTCCGATTGGCCGGTGTCGATGTGCGCGAAGTGGGCGCCCAGGAGGAGGCCGCCGAGCAACTACTCTCGCTCCTCTGCAGCAGAAAGGCCGGAATCGTGATCTATAACGAGGAGTACCGGTGGGGGCTTCCAGAGAAGAGCCTGAGCGAGATGGAGGAATCGGTGAGCCCGGTCTTCTATGCCATCCCGGTCTCTCAGGCCACACGTGAGGGAGACATGCGGGAGCACTATCTCGCCCGCCTCCTCCGGCGGGCGATCGGATATCAATTGAAACTCAAACGATGA
- a CDS encoding V-type ATPase subunit: MDDYAYTNARIRAMEGRLLRRDQYASLLEQATLDALINALKSLPYARALEPILATLDRAQGLRTIGYLDEALRRDLVETLGILRRFFSDRSRELLDALLLRWDVYNLKTVLRGKRAAAPVEEVLAMTFPVGVLDDIAVAELARAPTMQAVAHLLELWRLPLARPVRSGLNQLGEADDLQPLESELDRFTFMRSCRLAVDGDDHDRAVRSYLVFLADKANLLTALRYLAERRALLSIEAGRHFLEAGGRFTRTQYEAVIGAPDLREGLNRLAATSYGWLADLFRARDSVSPPLVERELDRAAVRHAVGLSRPDPLGIGPAIVYLERKTNEIRNLRMILRGKAAGMQPEQVEEWLIV; this comes from the coding sequence ATGGACGACTATGCCTACACCAATGCGAGGATCCGCGCCATGGAGGGCCGCCTCCTCCGCCGGGACCAGTATGCGTCTTTGCTGGAGCAGGCGACCCTTGATGCCCTGATCAATGCCCTGAAGAGTTTGCCGTATGCGCGCGCGCTGGAGCCCATCCTCGCCACGCTCGATCGCGCCCAGGGCCTCCGGACGATCGGTTATCTCGATGAGGCTCTGCGACGAGACCTTGTGGAGACCCTCGGCATCCTTCGGCGCTTCTTCTCCGATCGATCGCGTGAATTGCTCGACGCGCTCCTCCTCCGATGGGACGTCTACAATCTGAAAACCGTCCTGCGCGGCAAACGGGCGGCGGCGCCGGTCGAGGAGGTCTTGGCCATGACGTTTCCGGTGGGGGTCCTCGACGACATCGCCGTGGCCGAACTTGCGCGAGCGCCGACCATGCAAGCCGTGGCTCACTTGCTGGAGCTGTGGCGGCTTCCGCTCGCTCGTCCAGTTCGATCGGGGCTGAACCAACTTGGGGAGGCCGACGACCTGCAACCGCTTGAGTCTGAACTCGACCGATTTACGTTTATGCGCTCATGCCGACTCGCGGTTGACGGAGATGATCATGACCGAGCCGTCAGGAGTTATCTCGTGTTTCTCGCGGATAAGGCGAACCTTCTGACGGCGCTCCGCTACCTGGCTGAACGTCGCGCTCTTTTGTCGATAGAGGCCGGCCGCCATTTCCTTGAGGCAGGGGGCCGGTTCACCCGAACTCAGTATGAGGCGGTCATCGGCGCGCCCGATCTGCGCGAGGGACTCAACCGCCTTGCCGCCACCTCCTATGGATGGCTGGCCGACCTGTTTCGAGCCAGGGACTCCGTATCTCCCCCGCTCGTCGAGAGAGAATTGGACCGTGCGGCCGTCCGCCACGCCGTCGGCCTCTCTCGGCCAGACCCGTTGGGCATTGGCCCGGCGATCGTCTACCTTGAACGGAAGACGAACGAGATCCGCAACCTCCGGATGATCCTGCGAGGGAAGGCTGCGGGAATGCAACCGGAGCAAGTCGAGGAATGGCTGATCGTCTGA
- a CDS encoding V-type ATP synthase subunit A encodes MSGTIIKISGPTVLARGMEQTRMFNRVAVGKTGLLGEVIRLRGSEATIQVYEDTTGLMLGEEVADAGEPLQVELGPGLLGTVFDGVQRPLNVIAAQYGDWIARGLTLPALSRDRRWAFTPVARPGTAVGGGTCVGVVQETAKIEHRILVPPGLSGTLSKIEGGAYTIEEPVAWLDGHGPLTLLQCWPVRTSRPVAERLPPVVPFITGQRVFDMLLPLASGGTVIVPGGFGTGKTVVEQTLARYAQADIIVYIGCGERGNEMTEVLTEFPHLKDPATGLPLMERTVLVINTSNMPVAARETSIYTGITIAEYYRDMGYAVALMADSTSRWAEATREISARLEEMPGEEGYPTYLASKLAGFYERGGRVRCLGEPDRQGAVTIVSAISPPGGDFSEPVTQGSIQAAGGLWALDSDLAHRRHFPAINWKRSFSLYTHALDPWFQTQVAPDWPQLRTELAALLQKEEDLQEVVQLVGIDAVPDQERIVLEVSRLIREEYLRQNAYSDIDAACPLGKQYWMLKAQMEFLAYCQAMLKQGRPIEQLLASPLRSELERMKETPPDDCIQQARTMIENMQQEAQA; translated from the coding sequence ATGAGCGGAACGATCATCAAGATCTCGGGGCCGACCGTCCTCGCGCGGGGCATGGAACAGACCCGCATGTTCAATCGTGTCGCGGTCGGCAAGACAGGATTGCTCGGGGAGGTGATTCGTCTGCGAGGAAGCGAAGCGACGATTCAAGTGTATGAAGACACCACGGGCCTGATGCTGGGGGAAGAGGTGGCCGATGCAGGAGAACCGCTTCAAGTGGAACTCGGGCCCGGTCTGCTTGGCACCGTCTTCGACGGGGTCCAGCGTCCATTGAACGTGATCGCGGCCCAGTACGGTGATTGGATTGCGCGCGGCCTGACCTTGCCGGCCCTGTCCAGAGACCGACGCTGGGCGTTCACTCCGGTGGCCCGTCCCGGAACAGCCGTCGGCGGCGGAACCTGCGTGGGAGTTGTCCAGGAGACCGCAAAGATCGAACATCGCATCCTGGTCCCCCCAGGATTATCGGGAACGCTCTCCAAGATTGAGGGAGGCGCCTACACGATCGAGGAGCCGGTGGCCTGGCTCGATGGTCACGGTCCATTGACCTTGTTGCAATGCTGGCCGGTGCGGACGTCCCGCCCCGTCGCCGAACGGCTTCCTCCGGTCGTGCCCTTCATCACCGGCCAGCGGGTGTTCGACATGCTCCTTCCCCTTGCCTCCGGCGGAACTGTGATAGTGCCCGGCGGGTTCGGAACCGGCAAGACCGTGGTTGAGCAGACGCTCGCCAGGTATGCGCAGGCCGATATCATCGTTTACATCGGGTGCGGAGAGCGGGGCAACGAAATGACGGAGGTCCTGACCGAGTTTCCCCACCTGAAAGATCCCGCCACCGGGTTGCCGCTCATGGAGCGCACGGTCCTGGTCATCAATACCTCGAACATGCCGGTGGCGGCGCGGGAGACGTCGATCTACACGGGCATCACGATCGCGGAATATTACCGGGATATGGGCTATGCGGTCGCCCTCATGGCCGACAGCACGTCGCGCTGGGCAGAGGCGACGCGTGAGATTTCCGCCAGGCTGGAAGAGATGCCGGGAGAGGAAGGATATCCCACCTATTTGGCCAGCAAGCTGGCCGGATTCTATGAACGTGGTGGACGGGTCCGCTGCTTGGGAGAACCGGACCGACAGGGGGCGGTGACGATCGTCTCGGCCATCTCCCCACCCGGGGGCGACTTTTCAGAGCCGGTGACACAAGGCTCGATCCAGGCGGCCGGAGGGCTCTGGGCCTTGGACTCGGATCTGGCGCATCGGCGGCATTTCCCCGCCATCAATTGGAAGCGCAGTTTTTCCCTCTACACCCACGCGCTCGACCCCTGGTTTCAGACGCAGGTGGCTCCGGACTGGCCGCAGCTTCGAACCGAGTTGGCCGCGCTTCTCCAGAAAGAAGAAGACCTGCAGGAGGTCGTGCAGCTTGTGGGGATTGATGCGGTCCCGGATCAGGAGCGCATCGTGTTAGAGGTCAGCCGCCTCATACGAGAAGAGTATCTCAGACAGAATGCCTATTCCGACATTGACGCGGCCTGTCCGCTTGGGAAGCAGTACTGGATGCTGAAGGCCCAGATGGAGTTTCTCGCCTACTGCCAGGCCATGCTGAAGCAAGGCCGTCCGATCGAGCAACTCCTCGCCTCGCCGTTGAGAAGCGAGCTGGAACGCATGAAGGAGACGCCTCCGGACGATTGCATCCAGCAGGCCCGAACCATGATAGAGAACATGCAGCAGGAGGCACAGGCGTAG
- a CDS encoding trypsin-like peptidase domain-containing protein, with amino-acid sequence MMHAPVLDDAPDAALRRPSGSGLRFSLIHLSGRRRGETQFFQRAPVTFGSAPGVDVSFPANGECPVAPLQAEMFQANCEMRLRNCDPAARTLVNREAVEEIILRDRDVIQLGPNGPTLRFRIRPEEYTLCKQLKEILQDARDVASAGRADGRVTLRSFVGQLAFEIVRNATLATQVVVVGLLVMLIAAIGGLAYYNYLTQQAHERHIASLLRELELSRISLAELEQNSADERRRLTETLAIHETEEQRLMVMVEEQRKKGASSEALEALTLRLRTLEAERNNAELLITRFGPSTCLLYIAYGFVEKGDKEEAPHTLLEYTGTGFLIDAEGRIVTNRHLAEPWSMDPKGTAEMLQAGLEPRLVIMRAYFPGRAQAYDVTVLKLSEQGDVALAQLTPEPRGMTPVPLEKPSPQAVPGEAVVVVGYPSGLEGILARLDEHAATELLKGAERNLQKLMQDLADRGLVRPLTTQGHVSDAVPNRIIHDAQTTSGGSGSPIFNSQGELIAVHSSIMTRFGAVGSGVPAARVDELLHSDS; translated from the coding sequence ATGATGCACGCACCCGTCCTCGACGACGCGCCTGATGCCGCGCTTCGCCGGCCGTCCGGCAGCGGTTTGAGATTTTCGCTCATCCATCTTTCGGGGCGTCGCCGAGGGGAGACGCAGTTCTTCCAACGCGCGCCGGTGACATTCGGCAGCGCCCCCGGCGTCGATGTATCTTTTCCCGCAAATGGCGAGTGCCCGGTTGCGCCTCTGCAAGCCGAGATGTTCCAGGCGAATTGCGAGATGCGGCTGCGCAACTGCGATCCGGCAGCACGGACATTGGTGAATCGCGAAGCGGTTGAGGAAATCATTCTTCGTGACAGGGACGTGATTCAACTGGGGCCGAACGGCCCCACCCTCCGGTTCCGCATCCGCCCCGAAGAATATACGCTTTGCAAGCAGCTCAAGGAGATTCTGCAAGATGCCCGCGACGTCGCTTCCGCTGGACGTGCTGACGGACGCGTGACCCTCCGGTCTTTCGTCGGCCAACTCGCCTTTGAGATCGTGCGGAATGCCACCCTGGCGACGCAAGTGGTCGTGGTCGGCTTGCTCGTGATGCTCATCGCGGCCATCGGAGGGCTGGCCTACTATAACTACCTCACGCAACAGGCTCATGAACGCCATATCGCCTCGTTGTTGAGGGAGCTTGAGCTGTCTCGCATCTCTTTGGCCGAATTGGAGCAGAACAGCGCAGACGAACGGAGGCGGCTGACCGAGACCTTGGCGATCCATGAGACGGAAGAACAACGTTTAATGGTGATGGTGGAGGAACAGCGCAAGAAAGGCGCTTCATCGGAAGCACTCGAGGCGTTGACCCTACGTCTGAGAACGTTGGAGGCTGAACGGAACAATGCCGAACTGTTGATCACACGGTTCGGCCCGTCAACCTGCCTCTTGTACATTGCCTACGGCTTTGTCGAAAAGGGCGACAAAGAGGAGGCGCCCCATACCCTGTTGGAGTACACCGGCACCGGCTTTCTGATCGATGCGGAGGGGCGTATCGTGACCAATCGGCACCTCGCCGAGCCCTGGTCCATGGATCCGAAAGGAACGGCGGAGATGCTCCAAGCCGGTCTCGAGCCGCGCCTGGTGATCATGCGTGCCTATTTCCCCGGCCGGGCGCAGGCCTATGACGTCACCGTCCTGAAGCTCTCTGAGCAAGGAGATGTGGCGCTGGCCCAGCTCACTCCGGAGCCCAGGGGCATGACGCCGGTTCCCCTGGAGAAGCCATCGCCTCAGGCAGTCCCTGGCGAAGCGGTCGTCGTTGTTGGCTACCCCTCAGGTCTGGAAGGGATCTTGGCGAGGCTGGATGAACACGCTGCCACCGAGCTTTTGAAAGGAGCCGAGCGCAATTTGCAGAAGCTGATGCAAGACCTGGCCGACCGAGGGCTTGTCAGACCGCTGACCACGCAAGGCCACGTGAGCGATGCCGTGCCGAATCGCATTATCCATGATGCCCAGACCACGAGTGGCGGCAGTGGGAGTCCGATCTTCAACAGCCAAGGAGAACTCATTGCCGTCCATTCATCCATCATGACCCGATTCGGCGCGGTCGGCTCCGGCGTGCCGGCCGCCAGGGTCGATGAATTACTTCACTCGGACAGTTGA
- a CDS encoding citrate synthase: MKGDVKATTPEATASSEAVRREFSPGLAGVPAARSSISFVNGETGLLEYRGIRIEELAEHSSFLETTYLLLYDRLPDQTELDRFTSDVTQHRRIKYRITDLIKCLPEQGHPMDALQAAVAALGMFYPARHVLDPQVQYWSAVRLIAKMPTIVAAYHRLRRGDEQVQPRDDLDHAGNFLYMLTETVPDPLIAKMLDTCLILHAEHTMNASTFSGMVTASTLADPYTVVSSAIGTLKGPLHGGAAQETVDMLEEIGSVDHVRPYIMQRLAAKQKLMGFGHRIYKVKDPRAIILQKLAQRLLAESWRSPLYKLAEEVERVGEELLAGKGIHANVDFYSGVLYKTMGLDEDFFTCVFAMARVSGWLAHWLEQIKDNKLFRPDQIYDGPHGRGYVPIERRPGGRG; encoded by the coding sequence ATGAAGGGAGACGTGAAGGCGACCACGCCTGAGGCGACGGCTAGCTCGGAAGCTGTCCGGCGGGAGTTTTCACCCGGGCTTGCCGGTGTGCCCGCCGCCAGGTCCTCCATCAGCTTCGTGAATGGCGAGACTGGTCTGCTGGAATATCGCGGGATTCGAATCGAAGAATTGGCGGAACACAGTTCCTTTCTGGAGACGACCTACCTGCTGCTCTACGATCGCCTGCCGGATCAGACGGAACTCGATCGGTTCACATCCGATGTGACCCAGCACCGGCGCATCAAGTATCGGATCACGGATCTCATCAAGTGTTTGCCGGAACAGGGCCATCCCATGGATGCGCTGCAGGCGGCCGTGGCGGCTCTTGGGATGTTTTATCCGGCCAGGCACGTCTTGGATCCTCAGGTGCAATACTGGTCGGCCGTCCGGCTGATCGCCAAGATGCCCACGATTGTGGCCGCATACCATCGGCTCCGGCGCGGTGACGAGCAGGTTCAGCCCCGCGATGATTTGGACCATGCCGGCAACTTTCTCTACATGCTGACTGAAACGGTCCCGGACCCTCTGATCGCGAAGATGCTCGACACCTGCCTCATCCTTCATGCTGAACATACGATGAACGCGTCCACCTTCAGCGGCATGGTGACCGCCTCCACTCTGGCCGATCCTTACACCGTGGTCTCCTCGGCCATCGGCACCTTGAAAGGACCGTTACACGGCGGAGCCGCTCAAGAGACCGTGGACATGTTGGAAGAGATCGGATCCGTGGACCATGTCCGGCCGTACATCATGCAGAGGCTGGCCGCGAAGCAGAAGCTCATGGGCTTCGGACACCGCATTTACAAGGTGAAAGATCCGAGAGCCATCATTCTCCAAAAGCTGGCGCAGCGGCTCCTGGCAGAATCCTGGCGCTCCCCCCTCTATAAGCTCGCAGAAGAGGTCGAGCGTGTGGGGGAGGAGTTGCTGGCTGGGAAGGGCATCCACGCCAACGTGGATTTCTACTCCGGCGTGCTCTACAAGACGATGGGTCTTGATGAAGACTTCTTTACCTGTGTGTTTGCGATGGCCCGCGTGAGCGGTTGGTTGGCCCATTGGCTGGAGCAGATCAAGGACAATAAGCTCTTCCGCCCGGACCAGATTTATGACGGCCCGCATGGCCGAGGCTATGTCCCGATCGAGCGCCGGCCGGGAGGGCGGGGGTGA
- a CDS encoding helix-turn-helix transcriptional regulator, with protein MKQLTAMLGRAAEGAMVVDQDGKVAFWNRVAQRLLGFNAQEVMGRPCCEIIRGETLNGQPLCSPTCPIASRIRSGGGVRQFDMQTRTKDGRLLWLNVSTLPVPSRKPNVFWIAHLFRDITNQVRARHLVQELQVVLGSPGSPVAEIRPDSPPDIPATLPLTEREREVLRLVATGATSARIAETLSISPKTVRNHIQHILAKLGAHSRLQALAIAFPPGTGSLPCRLARTSPPTAP; from the coding sequence ATGAAACAGCTCACCGCCATGCTGGGACGGGCGGCTGAGGGCGCCATGGTGGTGGACCAGGACGGGAAGGTGGCGTTCTGGAATCGAGTCGCTCAACGCTTGCTGGGGTTCAACGCCCAGGAGGTCATGGGCCGTCCCTGCTGTGAGATCATTCGCGGTGAGACGCTGAACGGTCAACCCCTGTGCTCGCCGACCTGCCCGATCGCGAGCCGCATCCGAAGCGGCGGCGGGGTCAGACAGTTCGACATGCAGACACGAACGAAGGACGGCCGCCTCCTCTGGTTGAACGTGAGCACGCTGCCGGTCCCCTCCCGCAAACCGAACGTCTTTTGGATCGCCCATTTGTTTCGAGATATCACCAACCAAGTGCGGGCCCGACACTTGGTACAGGAGCTGCAAGTCGTGCTCGGATCTCCCGGATCGCCCGTAGCGGAAATCCGGCCGGACTCGCCGCCGGACATCCCGGCAACCCTCCCGCTCACCGAACGGGAGCGGGAAGTCCTTCGTTTGGTAGCCACCGGCGCCACATCCGCGCGCATCGCCGAGACCCTGAGCATTAGTCCCAAGACCGTGCGCAATCACATCCAACACATCCTTGCAAAACTGGGCGCCCACAGCCGGCTCCAGGCCCTCGCGATCGCCTTTCCTCCGGGGACCGGCTCGCTGCCATGCCGACTAGCGCGCACCAGTCCGCCCACCGCTCCCTGA
- a CDS encoding V-type ATP synthase subunit I — MAKVRVASPRTLIDRVTSTLQEVGVLHIESTPLEAAQVPLRPQMMDEAARRRRAELERLREDVRRLLLLLPEIPADERMIARPTRHPELTEDGLTRLAGLVREIGRHVDDLATRLKTSEEELALLSKYERALAGLAPFLRFIQDSEELDHLGVTLDEREGSGALLPLLREMMAKITDNRYELFHTRIDARSLVVLLMFPRVHSARVRNLLWEEGIAELRLPVSVADKPLGEAMRLLLQKKTDLPREADRYRRELKAVAFQRRQELAEYYDAIVCGLEHIEVSLYFYHTEMALLIYGWVPCEMLTALRLRIEDEFGGKVVLEACPVAPKEWATVPVTLRNPVVARPFETLTRVVALPRYGSIDPTPYMAVCVPLFYGVILGDVGYGLLLLVAAAMVRRRHRSHPLVRDLSTIFLWASGSAILFGFLFGELFGELGGSVGLHPVLNRMQAFLPLLSLSIGIGTAHVVLGLALGAHSAWRHGNRQECLTKCGGMVLVLSFISLIASAAGLVPREWMAAEVVGLLCALLIIFIFGRGRGVMELHNLVNVLSYLRLMGIGVASAALAFAANKLGGLVGNVFVGIVVAGALHGINVVFGILSPTIQSLRLHYVEFFENFFAPGGRPYKPFRHFHATPPVRG, encoded by the coding sequence ATGGCAAAGGTACGAGTGGCCTCTCCCCGGACGCTTATCGACCGAGTCACCTCGACGCTCCAGGAGGTTGGCGTCCTGCATATCGAGTCGACCCCATTGGAAGCGGCTCAGGTTCCCCTTCGGCCGCAGATGATGGATGAAGCCGCCCGACGGCGACGAGCTGAACTGGAACGATTGCGCGAAGACGTGCGCCGCCTGCTTCTGCTCCTTCCGGAGATTCCGGCGGATGAGCGAATGATCGCACGCCCCACTCGACATCCGGAACTGACGGAAGACGGCCTCACCCGCCTCGCCGGTCTGGTCCGGGAGATCGGTCGTCATGTTGATGACCTTGCGACCAGGCTGAAGACAAGTGAGGAAGAGCTGGCACTCCTGTCCAAATACGAGAGGGCCTTGGCGGGGCTGGCTCCGTTCTTACGGTTCATCCAGGACAGCGAGGAATTAGACCACCTCGGCGTGACGCTCGATGAGCGCGAAGGTTCCGGCGCTCTCCTGCCGCTCCTGCGCGAAATGATGGCCAAGATCACGGACAATCGTTATGAGCTGTTCCATACACGGATAGACGCACGTTCCCTTGTGGTGCTGCTGATGTTTCCAAGGGTGCATAGCGCCAGAGTTCGCAATCTGTTGTGGGAAGAAGGCATCGCCGAACTGCGGCTGCCCGTCTCCGTCGCGGATAAACCCCTGGGAGAGGCCATGCGCCTGCTCCTTCAGAAAAAGACGGACCTTCCCCGCGAGGCGGACCGTTATCGCCGGGAGCTGAAAGCCGTGGCGTTCCAGCGGCGTCAGGAATTGGCGGAGTACTACGATGCGATTGTGTGCGGTCTCGAACATATTGAAGTGAGCCTGTATTTCTATCACACCGAGATGGCTCTCCTGATCTATGGCTGGGTCCCATGCGAGATGCTCACCGCCTTGCGTCTCAGGATCGAAGACGAATTCGGCGGCAAGGTTGTATTGGAAGCATGTCCGGTTGCTCCCAAGGAATGGGCGACTGTTCCGGTGACACTGCGGAACCCGGTCGTTGCCCGGCCGTTCGAGACATTGACCCGGGTCGTGGCCTTGCCACGGTACGGGAGCATCGATCCGACCCCCTATATGGCGGTGTGTGTTCCCCTGTTCTACGGCGTGATCCTCGGCGATGTCGGCTATGGGCTGCTCTTGCTTGTCGCCGCAGCCATGGTTCGCCGACGGCACCGTTCCCATCCGCTCGTTCGCGACCTTTCGACCATCTTCCTGTGGGCTTCGGGCTCGGCCATCTTGTTCGGTTTCCTGTTCGGGGAGCTGTTTGGGGAACTGGGCGGGTCCGTCGGTCTGCATCCGGTGCTGAACCGCATGCAGGCGTTCCTGCCTCTTCTCTCCCTATCCATCGGAATCGGCACGGCGCATGTGGTGTTAGGGCTTGCGCTGGGTGCGCACTCGGCCTGGCGGCATGGGAACCGGCAGGAGTGTCTGACGAAGTGCGGCGGCATGGTGCTGGTGCTGTCATTCATCTCTCTCATCGCAAGCGCCGCCGGACTCGTGCCGCGCGAGTGGATGGCGGCCGAGGTCGTCGGACTCCTGTGCGCGCTGCTGATCATCTTTATCTTCGGAAGGGGCCGCGGGGTCATGGAACTGCATAACCTCGTCAATGTGCTCTCCTACCTGCGTCTGATGGGGATCGGTGTCGCGTCGGCCGCGCTCGCCTTTGCCGCCAACAAGCTGGGCGGCCTGGTGGGCAACGTCTTCGTGGGCATCGTCGTCGCGGGAGCACTCCACGGGATCAATGTCGTCTTCGGCATCCTCTCGCCGACCATCCAATCGCTCCGGCTCCATTATGTGGAATTTTTCGAAAACTTCTTTGCGCCTGGCGGCAGGCCGTACAAGCCTTTTCGGCATTTCCACGCGACCCCGCCCGTTCGAGGGTGA
- a CDS encoding V-type ATP synthase subunit E, translating into MPYDRLIEALLEEGRAKRDAILHQAQVEAERLLSDAKRECDALASEVDLIIRRDLSARRAALLARAALAGRQIVLQAKREILDAVWRHAGEKALSLAGDARTRVLRALLAEVLAASPSQSPRVLVDNRERPFLEESLKQRGLAVEERHQDALLLGIALEANGEVLTNSFAARLAKAKPALTIELNRLLFREG; encoded by the coding sequence ATGCCGTACGACAGGCTCATCGAGGCGCTGTTGGAAGAGGGACGAGCCAAACGCGACGCGATCCTGCATCAGGCTCAGGTGGAAGCCGAGCGGCTCCTGTCTGACGCGAAGCGGGAATGCGACGCTTTGGCCTCTGAGGTCGATCTCATCATTCGTCGAGACCTTTCTGCCCGGCGGGCCGCACTGCTGGCCCGCGCCGCGCTGGCCGGCCGCCAGATCGTGCTGCAGGCCAAGCGAGAGATCTTGGATGCCGTGTGGCGACACGCCGGCGAGAAAGCCCTGTCGCTCGCCGGCGATGCTCGGACGCGAGTCCTCAGGGCCCTGCTGGCGGAAGTGCTGGCCGCATCCCCTTCTCAATCGCCTCGCGTGCTCGTTGACAATCGGGAGCGGCCATTCCTTGAGGAGAGTCTGAAACAACGAGGCCTCGCAGTGGAAGAGCGGCATCAGGATGCGCTCCTACTGGGGATCGCGCTTGAGGCGAACGGCGAGGTGCTCACGAACTCCTTTGCGGCGCGCCTCGCGAAGGCTAAGCCGGCCCTGACAATCGAACTGAACCGACTGTTGTTCAGAGAAGGGTAA